A window of Acropora muricata isolate sample 2 chromosome 6, ASM3666990v1, whole genome shotgun sequence genomic DNA:
CAGAAATTAACGAACCTGTCCCTCAGTAAGTAAAGATTAGGACGATGAACATTCCAACTGTCTTAAACATTATTGATGAACAAGTTTCCATCAATCTCGGGGAAGTACCTCAGGTACTGATCACTTCTTTGAGAACAAAATTGTGAAGTACTCATGCATGCAATGCATGGTCAGCCATTGACGGTCAATTCCCCCAGGGGGCAAAAAGGGTATCCAAAATGAAGCAGGAGCCTTCATGCAAATCTTGAAAAAAAGGGAGTGAAAATTAATGATAGCTAACAGCTGAAAATACAATGGTTCAAAGTCACTTTCATTTGAGTATCATTGGAGGACCATTTTATTGACATTCAAGTCTTCAGTATCGCATGATGAATTATTAGTGACAAATTTATTATTGGTCAGTAAATAGGTTAACAAATGATGATACCAATGGACTGCACTTTGTCTTCCAGGAGGTGAATCTCTTCCAGTTACATGCAATCCTTCAACAAGTAGAAGTGAAAGAATGCAACCCACAAGTTCACCTAAGAAACCTTTACCTAAAATTATGAATGCCAGGCATTTGTCAGGTGGAAAGAGGTCAAAAGATTCAATAGACACAAAGAcgatgacagaaaaaaaagagatataCAGGCCTCCAGTTGGTAGTAAGTTGgagttagctgttttttggttGTTGGTTTGTATTTCTTAAAGAGAGCAATATGTTCTAGGTCAGACTGCAGATTTGTTAGGTAGTTTTATTTGTATCTTTAATTCATTTAATTGTCATTTCATTTACCTTAAACAGAGTTGATCTCAGAGAAGGATAAAAGGAGACTACAAAATGTTATGGCTTATGGAGAGGAtggaaaagaaattgaagacCCACCTAGACAGAGAAGAGTAGTGTCTGAggaaaaaggccaagaaaagGAGATCGACCGTTTTGATGAAGGTATCAATCTCAAATTACTTTAAAGTACGTATCAGTACAGATGTTTTTGGTTCAAAGAGCAAGTAAGTCCTGCAGTTGTATTGTATTTTGGTCATCTTAGGAAGCATTCacaaaaacatgttaaaaggcAGGGGCATGGCGTGAGATTGTATACACAGCACAGGAATATGGGAGCAGCGAAAGCTAGGGTCAGCGTCCAAAGAAAGTCCTGTCCGACAGCCCGGGGTTAATGGATTTTGCGATCAGGCTAGTGAATTCTGTGCTTAACTTGCCTAACGGGCAAGCGAGGATGTTTCAgagaattaaaattacaaaagtactgtaagacaaatgttttaaattcctaataaaTTCCTGCGGACCAAAAGTCGCTCCGACTAAGTGAAATCTGCATAAACGAGGTATCGCATTACATGTCAGACGGGCCGCATAAAGCCAAAGcagatattgaaaaaaaatcatgaagaGTTTTTTTTCGGGCTATTAAACATGACTTTCGGGCTAGTAGAtgttggttttatttttttacatttttttataacttttttttcttcttgtagtTCTTCAGGAAATAGAGGATAGGAAAGGCTTCTTGGATGAAATGGAAAAACTTGGACAAGGCAAAAAGTATAGAACTATCATTATGACAGAAATATCTCAGGTATAAAGGGTTGACCGTTGATGCTGGTTTTT
This region includes:
- the LOC136920548 gene encoding UPF0193 protein EVG1 homolog; its protein translation is MASNRQPVAKGGLWSTHTAPVSKETQSLLKVMMEESKLTNFQRRQLQENMKRGESLPVTCNPSTSRSERMQPTSSPKKPLPKIMNARHLSGGKRSKDSIDTKTMTEKKEIYRPPVGKLISEKDKRRLQNVMAYGEDGKEIEDPPRQRRVVSEEKGQEKEIDRFDEVLQEIEDRKGFLDEMEKLGQGKKYRTIIMTEISQKIRELEVIDKERSKELDLTQQEL